GTAACGCGATCCAATCGCAACATCCGCTCCCTCTTCATGGCACGCCTTATATAGGCGTTCCAAGTCATTTGGGTTATGGGAAAAATCGGCGTCCATCTCGAAGATATACGCGTATTGGTGCTGGATGGCCCAACGGAATCCGTGCACATACGCAGTGCCGAGACCCGACTTCTCTTTGCGGTTTTCCATAAACAGGCGGTCAGGGAAGACCGACTGCAGTTCCCGCACTTTCTCGGCAGTTCCGTCAGGAGAATTGTCGTCTACGATCAGGATGTCGAAACGCTGTTCAAGCGCGAACACGGCCCGAATAATGGCCTCAATGTTATCAATCTCGTTGTAGGTGGGAATGATGACGATGCTATCGTGCATTCTACAAGGTTTACGGGCAAAAATACTGTTTTTCCGACAAGGCTTCCTTAATTAATTGATAATAAATGGAAGCGTCGAAAAATTAGTATTTTTGCGCCATGATGACGGATGTTACCCTTCACGAACGCGCGGCCATGAGTGCCGACTGGGCAACGGTCGTCTTTGTGGTCGGGCTTGCCCTGCTGACCGTCACGCGGGTGGCCTTTGAGAACCGGTTCCTCGAGTTTTCACGGCTCGCTATTTCCGACAAATACATCAAGATATACCGAGACAGTGGCCAGTTGGTCGGATGGTTTACGATTGCCCTTTTCCTGGTGCAGGTCATTTCATTCGCTTTCCTCATCCAACTTGCCATGGACCACTTCGGGTATGCCAACCGGCACGACTGGATGCTCTTCATCCGTATCTCGACCTTTGTGTCGGTTTTTATCCTGGCAAAGTTCCTGATTGAGAAGATTATCGCCACTTCGTTCCATATTGAAGAGTTTGTGGAGCAGTTCAATTTGTACAAAATTAGCTACAGAACCTATCTGGGGATGATTTTGCTTCCAATCGACGCCGTCCTCTTCTATCACGAAGCATTGCCTTCATTTATGATTTATGCATTGTTTGTTTATAATAATTGCAATAAACGGCATTACTTATCTAAGTTCATTGAAGACTTATCAAAATCTGATAGTGTCTCACTTGTTTTATTTTATTTTGTATCTTTGCGCACTTGAAATTGCGCCCTATTATTTCTTGTATTACTGGTTTACAAAAAGTTAGGATCCAGAGTTACCATCCGTATATGAAAGTGAAGACTATCCTGGTGTCACAGCCGGAGCCGAAAGTGGATAATTCGCCTTACCACGAACTCCAGCAGAAACACAAAGTTAAGATCGATTTCCGGCCTTTCATCCACGTCGAGGGCGTAAGCGCGAAAGACGTCCGGCTGCAGAAAATCGACCTGAACCACTATACCGCCATTATCCTGACCAGTAAGAATGCCGTCGACCATTTCTTTCGGGTGGCAGAGGAGATGCGGTATAAAATCCCAGAGACCCTGAAGTATTTCTGCCAGTCAGAAGCGATTGCGTTTTACCTCCAGAAGTATGTGGTCTACCGCAAGCGGAAAATATATGTCGGACAGAAAGATTTCGCCGATCTCGCGCCGCTTATCAAGAAGTATAAAGACGAGAAGTTCCTCTTGCCGGCGTCCGATCAATTGAACGCCGATGCGCCTCAGGTACTTAACAACCTGAAAGTCGACTGGACGCAGGCTACGTTCTATAAAACCGTGATGAGCGACCTTTCAGATCTCGCAGACGTTTACTACGATGTCCTGGCGTTTTTCAGTCCGACCGGTATCAAGTCGTTGTTCAAGAACTTTCCTGACTTCGAACAAAACAATACCCGCATCGCGGTTTTTGGAAGCACCACACAGAAAGAAGCCCTCGAACACGGACTCCGGGTCGATATCATGGCGCCCGCGCCGGAAGCCCCGTCTATGACGATGGCACTCGACAAATACATCGCGAAAGTCAACAAAGAAAAATAGTATCTAATAAGACATAAGAAAAGGCCATCCATTCAGGAGGGTCTTTTTTGTTCTCAACTACCCACAAAAAAAGCTGTCACCTGACAGCTTTTTTTCGAATCAATAACCAACCTTATGCCGTCGGGCCGCCCGCCAGTATTTCCTCATTGGCGAACGCCTCAAACTTGGCGAAGTTCTGCCGGAAACGCGTGGCAAGCTCAACCGCTTTCACGTCATATAGATATTTGTCTGTCCAGGTGTTGCGCGGATTCAGCACGTCAGCCGGAACTTCCGGACACGATTGCGGTACGGCAACGCCAAATACTTTGTGTTTCGCGTAAATCACATGGTCAAGTTCACCTTTGAGGGCGGCGGTGATCATCGCGCGGGTGTATTTCAATTTCATCCGGTTACCAGTGCCATACGGGCCGCCTGTCCAACCGGTGTTGATCAGCCATACTTTCACGCCGTTGGCCTTCATTTTCTCGCTCAGCATTTCGGCATAGCGCGTCGGATGCAGCGGCATGAACGGCGCACCGAAACAAGCTGAAAAGTTCGGTTGCGGTTCGTTGACGCCTGCTTCGGTTCCCGCTACTTTCGCGGTATAGCCTGAAATGAAGTGGTAAGCGGCCTGTCCCGGCGTCAATTTCGAGATAGGAGGCAGGATTCCAAAAGAATCCGCAGTAAGGAAAAAGATATTCCGCACGTCCTTCCCAACCGAACCCGGTTGTACATTGTCGATATGGAAAATCGGATAGCTTACCCGTGTGTTCGGCGTGATAGATACGTCGGTATAGTCCACTTCGCTTGTGCCGTCCTTAAAAATTACATTCTCAAGCAGGGCTCCTTTTTTGATAGCGCGGAAGATATCCGGTTCGTTTTCCTCGGTCAGGTTGACCACTTTCGCGTAGCAACCTCCTTCGAAGTTAAACACGGTGTTAGCAGGCGTCCAACCGTGTTCGTCGTCGCCAATCAGTTTGCGACCCGGGTCAGCCGATAGCGTCGTTTTACCGGTTCCGGAAAGTCCGAAGAACAAGGCGGTATCCTGTTCGTCGCCCACGTTCGCACTACAGTGCATCGGCAACGTATTCTTTTGTGTAGGAAGGATAAAATTCAGGGCAGAGAAAATGCCTTTTTTCATTTCGCCAGTGTACCCCGTGCCCCCTACCAACGCAATTTTGCGGGTAAAGTTCAGGATGGCGAAGTTCGGCTGCCGCGTTCCATCGACCGCAGGGTCCGCCTGGAAACCGGGTGCACACACCACGTGCCATTCCGGCGTAAATCCATCCAGTTCGCTTTCGCCCGGACGCAGGAACATGTTGTAGCAGAAAAGATTCGACCACGCGGTTTCCGTCACCACGCGCACATTCATCCGATAGGCCGGATCCGCGCATACATAGCTTTCACGTACAAACACCTCTTTACCCGAAAGGTACTTGGTTACTTTTTCGTATAAACGGTCGAACGCTTCCGGAGAAAAAGGAATGTTCACATCGCCCCACCATACATCCTGCTCCGTAATCGCATCTTTTACGATGAAACGGTCTTTAGGTGAACGTCCGGTAAACTCTCCGGTATTGATGGCGAGTGCACCCGTCGACGACTCGACTCCCTCGCCCGACGCAATCGTGATGGCATGTAGCTCATCCGGCGATAACTGGTAACGGACGCTGGCATCAGTAATTCCAAGGCTTTCCAGCGAAATCGATTTCGTAAACAGGGCGTTTGTATCCATAAAAATAGGTGTTTTGCGAGTTGTTGTTGCGCAGCAAAGGTACGCAATATCGGTTATGATGTTATGTAATGTGCAAAATTTATGACTTTTTCCGGGCAAAATCGAGAAATAGCCAAGCCCATGCGCATATTAATAAGAATCCTCCAATAGGCGTTACAGGCCCCAAAAACGACAAACCGACCTTCCAGGCTTCATCCAAAGCGAGTAAATAGAGCGAGCCGCTAAAAAGCACTACACCCAGTAACGTAAGCGCCGAGATACCCTTCCGGGCCTTGTCTGAAACCGGGGCCAGGGCCACGAACAACAAAAAA
This genomic interval from Flavobacterium sp. HJ-32-4 contains the following:
- a CDS encoding polyprenol monophosphomannose synthase, which gives rise to MHDSIVIIPTYNEIDNIEAIIRAVFALEQRFDILIVDDNSPDGTAEKVRELQSVFPDRLFMENRKEKSGLGTAYVHGFRWAIQHQYAYIFEMDADFSHNPNDLERLYKACHEEGADVAIGSRYITGVNVVNWPLNRVLMSYFASVYVRMITGVEIRDATAGFMCYRREVLEKIRLERIRFIGYAFQIEMKYRAFAAGFRITEVPIIFTDRAKGQSKMSGSIIKEAIVGVISLRLRKMFRRL
- a CDS encoding uroporphyrinogen-III synthase encodes the protein MKVKTILVSQPEPKVDNSPYHELQQKHKVKIDFRPFIHVEGVSAKDVRLQKIDLNHYTAIILTSKNAVDHFFRVAEEMRYKIPETLKYFCQSEAIAFYLQKYVVYRKRKIYVGQKDFADLAPLIKKYKDEKFLLPASDQLNADAPQVLNNLKVDWTQATFYKTVMSDLSDLADVYYDVLAFFSPTGIKSLFKNFPDFEQNNTRIAVFGSTTQKEALEHGLRVDIMAPAPEAPSMTMALDKYIAKVNKEK
- a CDS encoding DUF4271 domain-containing protein; this encodes MHCLFIIIAINGITYLSSLKTYQNLIVSHLFYFILYLCALEIAPYYFLYYWFTKS
- a CDS encoding DUF423 domain-containing protein, which encodes MRRSLILIAAAFGGTSIILGAFGAHALRNLLTPPFLNAFEIGVRYQMYHALFLLFVALAPVSDKARKGISALTLLGVVLFSGSLYLLALDEAWKVGLSFLGPVTPIGGFLLICAWAWLFLDFARKKS
- the pckA gene encoding phosphoenolpyruvate carboxykinase (ATP), translating into MDTNALFTKSISLESLGITDASVRYQLSPDELHAITIASGEGVESSTGALAINTGEFTGRSPKDRFIVKDAITEQDVWWGDVNIPFSPEAFDRLYEKVTKYLSGKEVFVRESYVCADPAYRMNVRVVTETAWSNLFCYNMFLRPGESELDGFTPEWHVVCAPGFQADPAVDGTRQPNFAILNFTRKIALVGGTGYTGEMKKGIFSALNFILPTQKNTLPMHCSANVGDEQDTALFFGLSGTGKTTLSADPGRKLIGDDEHGWTPANTVFNFEGGCYAKVVNLTEENEPDIFRAIKKGALLENVIFKDGTSEVDYTDVSITPNTRVSYPIFHIDNVQPGSVGKDVRNIFFLTADSFGILPPISKLTPGQAAYHFISGYTAKVAGTEAGVNEPQPNFSACFGAPFMPLHPTRYAEMLSEKMKANGVKVWLINTGWTGGPYGTGNRMKLKYTRAMITAALKGELDHVIYAKHKVFGVAVPQSCPEVPADVLNPRNTWTDKYLYDVKAVELATRFRQNFAKFEAFANEEILAGGPTA